TCCGAGGAAAACTGGGAGACAAAGGCGTCGAGCTCGGTATCGGCGTTAAACGACGCCTGGTAAGGATTGACGGTGGGGAAATCTCCGGAGTCGGTTTCGCCGACGATGCAGGCATGCCCGGTGCCGTCCACGGCCACGCCGTAGGATGCCTGGCCGGCCGAACCTCCCAGGAAGCTCGAATACACAAGAGCGGACCCGGAGGACGACAACTTGGAGACGGTGACGGAGGAGGAGCCGGGCAAAACCCCCTGGTACGGGTTCAGGGTCGGAAAGTCGGCCGAGTACGTCATTCCCGTGATGTAGGCGCACAAATCCCCGTCCACGGCTATAGCCCCGCCCTGTTCGGGGTCGCTTCCGCCCAGGTAGGTGGAGTAGAGCAGAGCCGATCCGGTCGAAGACAGCTTGGTTACGAAATAGTCGAAGTCTCCGAAGCCGCCGGCCAGCGCGCCCTGATAAGGATTAACCGTGGGGAAGTCGTGCGAAATCGTGTAACCGCCCAGATAGGCGCTCCCCTCGGAATCGACGGCGATTCCCCGAACTTCATCCACGATGCTGCCACCCAGGTAGGTGGAGTAGATCAGGGAAGACCCGTTGGAGGACAGTTTGCTGACGACAATATTCCCGAAGCCCGGCAAGTTCGGCTGATAGGCGTTGAGGGTAGGGAAATCGACCGACCAAGACTGCCCGGCGACATACGCTCGGAGGTCGGAATCGACGGCGATAGCCCAGGCGGTGTCGGTATCGCTTCCGCCGAGATAGGTGGAATAGTCGAGCGAAAGCTTGCAGACCATATTTGCCGGCGTGGGCGTGACCGAGGGGCTGGGAGTGGGCGTGGCCGAGGGCGTCGGCGTTATCGACGGCGTGGGAGTCACCGAAGGCGTGGCCGAGGGCGTGGGCGTGACGCTGGGCGTGGAAGTCGGGCTGGGCGAAGGTGTGGGTGTAACCGAGGGCGTGGGCGTCGCCGACGGAGTCGGGGTCATCGAAGGCGTCGGCGTTACCGACGGCGTAGCGGTCACGGTGGGGCTGGTCGTGGGCGTCGCCGACGGAGTGGGAGTCACCGAAGGCGTCGGCGTTACCGACGGCGTCGGAGTGATCGAGGGGCTGGGCGTGGGTGTAACCGAGGGCGTGGGCGTCGCCGACGGAGTCGGGGTCACCGAAGGCGTCGGCGTTACCGACGGCGTCGGAGTGACCGAGGGGCTGGCAGTGGGTGTGGCCGAGGGCGTGGGCGTCGCCGAGGGGCTGGGCGTGGGTGTAACCGAGGGCGTGGGCGTCGCCGACGGAGTCGGGGTCACCGAAGGCGTCGGCGTTACCGACGGCGTCGGAGTCACCGAAGGACTGGACGTGGGTGTAACCGAGGGCGTGGGCGTCGCCGACGGAGTCGGGGTCACCGAAGGCGTCGGCGTTACCGACGGCGTCGGAGTCACCGANNNNNNNNNNNNNNNNNNNNNNNNNNNNNNNNNNNNNNNNNNNNNNNNNNNNNNNNNNNNNNNNNNNNNNNNNNNNNNNNNNNNNNNNNNNNNNNNNNNNGTAACCGAGGGCGTGGGCGTCGCCGACGGAGTCGGGGTCACCGAAGGCGTCGGCGTTACCGAAGGCGTCGGAGTCACCGAGGGGCTGGACGTGGGTGTGGACGAGGGCGTGGGGGTCGCCGAGGGGCTGGCAGTGGGTATGGCCGAGGGCGTGGGGGTCGCCGACGGAGTCGGAGTCACCGAAGGCGTCGGCGTTACCGACGGCGTCGGAGTGACCGAGGGGCTGGCAGTGGGTGTGGCCGAGGGCGTGGGGGTCGCCGACGGCGTAGGAGAAGCCGAGGGCGGCGGCGTTGGAGTCGGTGAAGATGTCGGGGTCACCGTAAGGGTGGGCGTGGGCGTAACCGACGGCGTCAGGGTCGGAGGAGGAGTAGGAGTCACCGCTTCCCCGACCACGGCGACGTCGTCGAGGCCTACGCCGAAACCGTAGTAGGCATACCCCTTGAAGCAGATGAAGTAACGGTTGGTGGGAGAGGGCAGATCGAGCGTGTGCAGGGTCCAGGTGCCGATGGTATCCGAATAGTGGGTCAACTGGACCCAGGAACCGGCGTCCGAAACCCGGTAGTAGACGGTCAGTTCGTCCTGGTCCCCACCCCACTCCGACTGGGTGTGCCAGAAACTCAGGCGGGGATTGCGCGTCAGGGACCCGAACTCCAGGGGCGGCGAGATCAACCGGGTCGAGGGACCCGACCAGTCTTCCTGGTAGAAAAGGGCGTTGTAACCGCTGTGAGCCGGAGGGGTTTCATAGAGACACCCGGAGTACTGGACCCAGTTGGTGGTCCCGGAGATGAACTGTTTGGACCAGATATTGGGGTAGTTGGAAGGGGCGCCCCCCGACCAGGGGCCGTTGAAATCTTCGAAATAAGGAACGCTCATCGGGGGCGGCGTCGGCGTGGGTTGGGCCGAAGAGAGACCGGGGAAAACCTGAAGACCGGCGGCCGCCACCAAGATCAGCAGCGCGATCCTGCCTTTCAAGGGCAACCTCCCATGTTACCTGGACCATCCGGAATCGTGTTATACCAGTATAACCCTTGGAGCGCCGGAGTCAATTCCGATACCGCTCCCCGATATCCGATCGAGACACCGGCTACCGCGCCGGCATCACCCCGGCCAGCCAGTCGAACATGCGCTGGTCGTATAGGCCGCGGGCCAGAGGCTGGCAGTGCCGGTCGGCGCCTTCGGCGGCGGTGAAGCGAACGATCGTCTTCGGGCACTCGAGAGCCTCGAAAACCCGGCGGGGCTGGCCCGGCCAGAACTGTTCGTTTTCGGGGTCGGCGATAAACACCGGGCAGCGGATGTGTTGGATGACCCCGCGGAGGTTGAAACGGCGCGCGGCCCGGATCCATTCGTAATAATTATCGGTGGCGTAGGGCTTCATCCGGAAGGCCAGAGACTGGCGGACGGATTTCCCCAGTAAGCGCGCGGTCCAGGCCATCTCCCGGTTGAACTTCCCTTCCTCCCCGGTTTCGAGGTGTTTCCTCATGAAACCGGGAAGCTTGGCCAGCATGGCGGTGGAGACGTCCATCACCCCGGGGTCGGCGATCCCGGCGGCGGGGCGGTGCTCGAAAGCCAGCGCCCGCAGGATCCAGTACCCGCCCTGGCTGATGCCGGAAAGGGCGATCCGGTTGCCGTCGACGTCGGGGCGGCCGCATACATAATCGACGACGGGGGTGATGACGTTTTCCCAGTCGGGCCGGAAGGGTATGCCCTGGAGCCAGAGGAGGGAGTTCTGCCCGGGGCCGTCGAACGTGAGGGCGGCGTAGCCCCTTTCCAGCGCCGCCGCCACCCCGCTCGCCCACATGCCGCAGAGCGAGCCGTCGCTGCCGTTGTTGAAGACGATCACGGCCCGGGGTTCGGGGGACGGGTCGGGACGGAAAAAATGGCCGGGAAGGCGGGTCCCCTCGTAGGGGATTTCGACCT
This genomic window from bacterium contains:
- a CDS encoding choice-of-anchor J domain-containing protein, with the protein product MKGRIALLILVAAAGLQVFPGLSSAQPTPTPPPMSVPYFEDFNGPWSGGAPSNYPNIWSKQFISGTTNWVQYSGCLYETPPAHSGYNALFYQEDWSGPSTRLISPPLEFGSLTRNPRLSFWHTQSEWGGDQDELTVYYRVSDAGSWVQLTHYSDTIGTWTLHTLDLPSPTNRYFICFKGYAYYGFGVGLDDVAVVGEAVTPTPPPTLTPSVTPTPTLTVTPTSSPTPTPPPSASPTPSATPTPSATPTASPSVTPTPSVTPTPSVTPTPSATPTPSAIPTASPSATPTPSSTPTSSPSVTPTPSVTPTPSVTPTPSATPTPSVT
- a CDS encoding prolyl oligopeptidase family serine peptidase, with amino-acid sequence MKPLKGNRYFFKHEQMDFEVLCALGGCYYGNADAGEVLSTAARVRDGDFESWFREWNATAERVRAAAAASAAEGNRVSARRAFLRAGSYFSLAAAMVDGTDDPSRLVPAWSAHRDCWREFCSRLEPPAEEVEIPYEGTRLPGHFFRPDPSPEPRAVIVFNNGSDGSLCGMWASGVAAALERGYAALTFDGPGQNSLLWLQGIPFRPDWENVITPVVDYVCGRPDVDGNRIALSGISQGGYWILRALAFEHRPAAGIADPGVMDVSTAMLAKLPGFMRKHLETGEEGKFNREMAWTARLLGKSVRQSLAFRMKPYATDNYYEWIRAARRFNLRGVIQHIRCPVFIADPENEQFWPGQPRRVFEALECPKTIVRFTAAEGADRHCQPLARGLYDQRMFDWLAGVMPAR